The proteins below come from a single Oxobacter pfennigii genomic window:
- a CDS encoding polysaccharide pyruvyl transferase family protein: MKYKITPRKIIKWILPYGFVKKYMEYKNKMNEVIEPHINAINYQVNNYCNSKCVMCNVWQQKDFRYMDIQEFEKVLGDSLFNNVEHIGITGGEPSLIANLPDYFEVSIRQLKNLKGLSVITNSLATEQIKKQIEAINLTCLLNNKEFSVMLSLDGLDKIHDNNRGIEGSYEKVLNMLEWLKDKRISVLTGTTITKNNVWNLDELLFFLMNNNIYGRFRVAEFIKRLYNDLKDNTYIRNFDDDEIYQLLLFFSKLEFKYEKDPIIINTYRNIKHMLQGGKRLIECPYKNRQAINLNCHGEIAYCAPKSPIIGSITKESGIKIYIKNRKVLRDIQEKYCDNCIHDYHSEPSAKLLEIYANEKKYRELISINSYNNHKNSYKVEGHIETISNYSILIVGWYGTETVGDKAILGGIVDSYINNYGNDIKIYISSLYPFVTERTIKELNINAIVIPVYSEQYLKYSSMVDEVVVGGGPLMELDELSLIEWAFKIAKDNSSKTTILGCGIGPIYTGEKREAVREILTLADKIYLRDSKSIEQAEQLIGRSKLLLKIDDPACKYINKISEDIIVEKEHQKLACFLRELTYEYRADMNYEEFIKFKNDFEEGLASNIIYMCDKMNMIPYFYAMHNFVIGNDDRDFNIEFTSKYFKNREYYVEKRLSTVENTIEAMKSSKFNLCMRFHSVVFSDNINSNYIAIDYTTGGKIKSYLDEKKKINRMIRMKDILGRKEALSDLLDI; the protein is encoded by the coding sequence ATGAAATATAAAATTACCCCTAGAAAAATTATAAAATGGATTTTGCCTTACGGATTTGTAAAAAAGTATATGGAATATAAAAATAAAATGAATGAGGTTATAGAGCCGCATATAAATGCAATTAACTATCAGGTAAATAATTATTGCAATTCAAAGTGTGTAATGTGCAATGTATGGCAGCAAAAAGATTTCCGATATATGGATATTCAAGAATTTGAGAAAGTATTAGGCGATTCTTTGTTTAATAATGTAGAACATATTGGCATTACAGGCGGGGAACCTTCTCTTATAGCGAATCTCCCAGATTATTTTGAAGTTTCTATAAGGCAATTAAAAAATTTAAAAGGATTAAGTGTAATTACAAATTCACTTGCAACAGAACAAATTAAAAAACAAATTGAGGCAATAAATTTGACGTGTTTATTAAATAACAAAGAATTTTCTGTGATGCTGTCATTGGATGGTTTGGATAAAATACATGATAATAATAGAGGAATAGAAGGAAGCTATGAAAAAGTTCTAAATATGCTTGAGTGGCTAAAAGATAAAAGAATAAGCGTCTTGACAGGTACTACTATTACTAAAAATAATGTGTGGAACTTGGATGAGCTTTTATTTTTCTTAATGAATAACAACATTTATGGAAGATTTCGAGTAGCAGAATTTATAAAAAGGCTTTATAACGATTTGAAAGATAATACATATATCAGAAATTTTGATGATGATGAAATTTATCAATTACTATTGTTTTTCAGCAAATTAGAGTTCAAGTATGAAAAAGATCCAATAATAATAAACACTTATAGAAATATTAAACATATGCTGCAGGGTGGTAAAAGGCTTATAGAATGCCCATATAAAAATAGACAGGCTATTAACCTGAATTGTCATGGTGAAATCGCATATTGTGCTCCAAAATCTCCTATTATAGGAAGTATTACTAAAGAATCAGGTATAAAGATTTATATTAAAAACAGAAAGGTTTTAAGAGATATACAAGAGAAATATTGTGATAATTGCATACATGATTATCATTCTGAACCTTCAGCTAAATTATTAGAAATATATGCTAATGAAAAAAAATATAGGGAATTAATTAGTATCAATTCTTATAACAATCATAAAAATAGTTATAAAGTAGAAGGACATATTGAAACAATAAGCAATTATTCGATACTTATCGTTGGATGGTATGGAACCGAGACTGTTGGCGATAAAGCTATTCTAGGTGGAATAGTCGATTCTTATATAAATAACTATGGAAATGATATAAAAATCTATATTAGTTCATTATATCCTTTTGTAACAGAACGAACGATTAAAGAATTAAATATAAATGCAATTGTAATTCCAGTTTACAGTGAGCAGTATTTAAAATATTCTTCAATGGTAGATGAAGTTGTTGTTGGTGGCGGTCCTTTGATGGAATTGGACGAATTGTCGTTAATAGAATGGGCTTTTAAAATCGCAAAAGATAATTCCAGCAAAACAACAATTTTAGGTTGTGGAATAGGACCTATATACACCGGGGAAAAAAGAGAAGCTGTCAGAGAAATATTAACTTTGGCAGATAAAATCTATTTAAGGGATTCCAAATCCATAGAACAAGCAGAACAATTGATAGGAAGAAGTAAATTATTATTGAAAATTGATGATCCAGCGTGCAAATATATTAATAAAATCTCTGAGGATATAATTGTAGAAAAAGAACACCAAAAGCTGGCTTGCTTTTTAAGAGAGCTAACCTATGAATACAGAGCAGATATGAATTATGAAGAATTTATAAAATTTAAAAATGATTTTGAAGAAGGATTAGCATCAAATATTATATACATGTGTGATAAGATGAATATGATACCTTATTTTTATGCTATGCATAATTTTGTGATAGGAAATGACGACAGGGATTTTAATATTGAATTTACTTCAAAATATTTTAAAAATAGAGAATACTATGTTGAAAAAAGATTATCTACGGTTGAAAATACTATTGAAGCCATGAAAAGTTCAAAATTTAATTTATGTATGAGGTTCCATTCAGTGGTGTTCAGCGATAATATTAACAGTAATTACATTGCAATAGATTATACAACTGGTGGTAAAATTAAATCCTATCTTGATGAAAAGAAGAAAATTAATCGTATGATACGTATGAAAGATATTCTAGGAAGAAAAGAAGCTTTATCTGATCTATTAGATATTTAA
- a CDS encoding glycosyltransferase, which produces MKIALFNTHDNGGAGKAALRLNKGLNLIGVDSKLFVRQKSVQDSNVVQVISNEINNRLFDNLTMKHFINNIKDGNTISSIMYPSIGFDFLNMIKDFDIINLHWISMFISLEAILYMRTTYNKPIVWTLHDQNPMTGACHYAHGCDRYKNDCSECPQLVENKFNITKSILEAKVKYLPNDIIVVTPSKWMAKCARESTVFKKNRIEVIPNSLETDIYEPYGKSFAKKELGFTANTKLILFGAQDLKERRKGLHELLKSINILKKDEYIQGLLERNELCILTFGHSSPLLDDMNVPYKSIGYVESDEKLSMIYSASDVLVLPSLEDNLPNLMLESMSCGTPVVAFDTGGMSDTIINNVNGYLCPLYDSEKLAYYISKALKYNMQEDCRSLILDKYRLEIQAKNYNTLFQEISVTDRKRTEHINQHIPYIFPEVAIGLSPFICSVSKDIQNELYNLENERNVSIITQENLMQERDSVMAEREVLRQEWDNSILEFKKVKQERDTAIEEQERLRQERNKLIVYQENMRQERNKLIAYQEKLRQELDILILEQEKSRQEHNLLKAEQENIIGELEALKIENKKLAQERNTVSAELNSVYKSRSWLITYPIRIFWKLTKKFVKFILPYAIVRYYQKKKYGF; this is translated from the coding sequence ATGAAAATCGCCCTTTTTAATACTCATGATAATGGCGGTGCAGGTAAGGCTGCCCTAAGGTTAAATAAAGGATTAAATTTGATTGGTGTAGATAGTAAATTATTCGTTAGGCAGAAGTCCGTACAGGATAGCAATGTAGTACAAGTTATTTCAAATGAAATCAATAATAGGCTTTTTGACAACTTAACTATGAAGCATTTCATAAACAATATTAAAGATGGGAATACAATTAGTTCAATCATGTACCCAAGTATTGGATTTGATTTTTTAAATATGATTAAAGATTTTGATATTATAAACCTACATTGGATTTCAATGTTCATTTCATTGGAAGCAATTCTTTACATGAGAACTACTTATAACAAACCAATTGTATGGACATTACATGACCAAAATCCTATGACAGGTGCGTGCCATTATGCTCACGGATGTGATAGGTACAAAAATGATTGTTCAGAGTGCCCTCAGTTAGTAGAGAATAAATTTAATATCACGAAATCGATACTGGAGGCTAAAGTTAAATATTTACCCAATGATATTATTGTTGTAACTCCAAGTAAATGGATGGCAAAATGCGCAAGAGAGAGCACGGTTTTTAAAAAGAACCGGATTGAAGTGATCCCTAATTCTTTAGAAACAGATATATATGAGCCCTATGGTAAAAGCTTTGCCAAAAAAGAATTAGGATTTACTGCAAATACAAAATTGATTTTATTTGGAGCTCAAGACTTAAAAGAAAGAAGAAAAGGCTTACATGAGTTATTAAAATCAATTAATATACTTAAAAAAGATGAATATATACAAGGTTTATTAGAAAGAAATGAGCTTTGTATATTAACTTTTGGTCATTCATCACCTTTATTGGATGATATGAATGTTCCCTATAAAAGCATTGGCTATGTTGAAAGCGACGAGAAACTTTCAATGATATATTCAGCTTCTGATGTATTAGTACTACCTTCATTAGAAGATAACTTGCCTAACTTGATGTTGGAGAGTATGTCTTGCGGTACACCTGTTGTTGCATTTGATACAGGTGGTATGAGCGATACAATAATAAATAATGTAAATGGTTATTTATGTCCATTATATGATTCAGAAAAACTTGCATATTATATTTCAAAGGCTTTGAAATATAATATGCAAGAAGATTGTCGCAGTTTAATCTTGGACAAATATAGACTCGAAATACAGGCAAAGAATTATAATACATTATTCCAAGAAATATCGGTAACAGATAGGAAAAGAACTGAGCATATAAATCAGCATATACCTTATATTTTCCCTGAGGTAGCCATAGGTTTATCACCTTTCATTTGCAGTGTCAGTAAAGATATCCAAAATGAATTGTACAATTTAGAAAATGAGAGAAATGTAAGCATTATAACTCAAGAAAATTTAATGCAAGAACGTGATTCGGTTATGGCGGAGCGGGAGGTTTTAAGACAAGAGTGGGACAATTCAATATTAGAATTTAAAAAAGTGAAACAAGAGCGAGATACAGCAATAGAAGAGCAAGAGAGATTAAGACAGGAGCGTAATAAACTAATAGTGTATCAAGAGAATATGAGACAGGAGCGTAATAAACTAATAGCGTATCAAGAGAAGTTGAGACAAGAACTGGATATTTTAATACTGGAACAAGAAAAGTCAAGGCAAGAACATAATTTATTAAAAGCTGAACAGGAAAATATTATAGGAGAACTCGAGGCTTTAAAAATTGAAAATAAGAAACTAGCACAAGAAAGAAATACAGTATCAGCAGAATTAAATAGTGTTTATAAATCAAGGTCTTGGCTGATCACATATCCAATTAGGATTTTTTGGAAGTTAACTAAAAAGTTTGTAAAGTTTATATTGCCTTATGCAATAGTGCGATATTATCAGAAAAAAAAGTATGGATTTTAA
- a CDS encoding glycosyltransferase, which translates to MKNVLLIYPHNFLERNMGTNNRVYKIAEFLKENNCSIDLFACKNFVSTTFDSFSLYNQEGIIDNLYLYDFYETRIFSKKLKTRRTILERIFNVKETIDLDDWVTPKFKEQFKYILNNKYDYIVMFYLYTGELLNNINDKSRKIYFMEDFLSVGHYVSNYSNEVGGPLNSELKRLGYFDDIICISYDEKVFFEKLMTDKSFYFLPHLVNREEKDLDLKNDVDILFLGYDNKYNIEGVNWFLECVLPNLNSEINIYIVGKVTEHVKKHYTNVIKIDFAKDLHSLYSRTKIAICPLLNGTGMKVKVVEAMSYGIPVVCTSRGVDGFPDKFKNGCLVSDDPVQFAELINKLLEDSIFYNSTSDNIRSYFGDILSIERNSSVLVDIFDLK; encoded by the coding sequence ATGAAAAATGTGTTGTTGATATATCCTCATAATTTTTTAGAACGTAATATGGGTACTAATAACAGGGTATATAAAATTGCAGAGTTTCTTAAAGAGAACAATTGTTCAATTGATTTATTTGCATGCAAAAATTTTGTAAGTACAACATTTGATAGCTTCAGTTTGTATAATCAAGAAGGGATTATTGACAATCTATATCTTTATGATTTTTATGAAACAAGAATTTTTAGCAAAAAATTGAAAACAAGAAGAACAATTTTAGAGAGAATATTCAATGTTAAAGAAACTATAGATTTGGATGATTGGGTCACTCCAAAATTCAAAGAACAATTTAAGTATATATTAAATAATAAATATGATTATATAGTCATGTTCTATTTATATACTGGAGAATTATTAAATAATATTAATGACAAGTCAAGAAAAATTTACTTTATGGAGGACTTTTTATCAGTAGGGCATTATGTCTCTAACTATAGTAATGAAGTTGGAGGACCGCTAAACAGTGAGCTAAAGAGATTAGGATATTTCGATGATATAATATGTATTTCTTATGATGAAAAAGTTTTTTTTGAAAAGCTGATGACTGATAAAAGTTTTTACTTTCTTCCTCACTTAGTAAATCGTGAAGAAAAAGATTTAGATTTAAAAAATGATGTAGATATTTTGTTTTTGGGTTATGACAATAAATATAATATAGAGGGAGTAAATTGGTTCCTGGAATGTGTATTGCCAAATCTAAATTCAGAAATTAATATTTATATAGTAGGGAAAGTAACAGAACATGTAAAAAAACATTATACTAATGTCATAAAAATAGATTTTGCAAAGGATTTACACAGTCTGTATTCAAGAACTAAGATTGCAATATGTCCTTTATTAAATGGCACTGGTATGAAAGTAAAAGTGGTCGAAGCCATGAGTTATGGCATACCAGTAGTATGCACATCAAGAGGCGTTGATGGTTTTCCAGATAAGTTTAAAAATGGTTGTTTAGTTTCAGATGACCCTGTGCAATTTGCTGAATTAATAAATAAACTTTTGGAAGATAGTATTTTTTATAATTCTACTTCCGATAATATACGGAGCTACTTTGGTGATATTCTTTCAATTGAAAGGAATAGTTCAGTTTTAGTAGACATCTTTGATTTAAAATAA
- a CDS encoding glycosyltransferase translates to MKIGYIDHSFHKKTLSSQFFVDILQRNGLTVEYIWDDSWKGGRPIVLDDLIDKYDAFVFHQLSATASKPYYQMPVNITYLPMLDSFGNDQLLHHNRWFWKDYSGVKFLCFSKALHYAALSHGLASKYVKYFPEPFKFAYGPTNGDLKGFFWQRMPDNINWETLKLLISNANFSSIHIHMATDPGFKPFYPSKKDIAKYNITFSDWFDNKDEYYKKILDAQVYFAPRPSEGIGMAFLEAMAMGRCVVSPDYGTMNEYILNGVNGLLYDLKNLKPLNFSDIDKISSMARLSIEKGYEDWKKEEEKIIDFIIQPRDKVYLKYYQNGANYDELALSSTVNSNTIHEKTNITEIDKSFRRLKRYIGNSKMGLIIMPIWDKYKKIKKRHVNAFTFNENERSASKLEFVSDTPIVVSLGSICGRYLQVSVDKNNNCIQGGLRLKGKYKTSYTNKPLVTIITVVFNRKNKIERAIKSVLNQTYDNIEYVIVDGGSTDGTLDVIKNYEDTIDYYVSEPDEGIYNAINKGLALSFGDYIGILNSDDWYTEDAVEFSIKEILNSSADYSGAEEYVINEDGSLIGIYELKHFDEVALFAQNPCNHGTMFISRCAYEVIGHYDESYRIAADFKMQLLLVTNKNLKGCMIKKPIHYYESAGLSSIERENTLKEVALILKEFHTTLTDEQIKSLVEFMHEFKLGDVIIKNLESIIQNDIYTVEQKKYLLDKMRHFGYVTSDILGHFIDDNNNIDIKSKLGNLTIKKILKYVLPYGIVEMYKKSRILR, encoded by the coding sequence ATGAAAATAGGTTACATCGATCATTCATTTCATAAAAAAACTCTATCATCACAATTTTTTGTGGATATTCTTCAGAGGAATGGTTTAACTGTGGAATATATATGGGATGATTCGTGGAAGGGGGGGAGACCAATTGTTTTAGATGACCTTATTGATAAATACGATGCCTTTGTTTTCCATCAATTATCGGCAACAGCTTCTAAACCTTATTATCAAATGCCGGTTAATATAACTTACCTGCCTATGCTTGATTCATTTGGGAATGATCAATTACTTCATCATAATCGCTGGTTTTGGAAAGATTATTCGGGAGTTAAATTTTTATGTTTTTCAAAAGCTTTACATTATGCAGCTTTGAGTCATGGATTAGCAAGTAAATATGTTAAGTATTTTCCAGAACCTTTTAAATTTGCATATGGACCTACTAATGGTGACTTAAAAGGTTTTTTTTGGCAAAGGATGCCTGATAATATAAATTGGGAAACTTTAAAATTACTAATTAGTAATGCTAATTTTTCATCAATACATATACACATGGCAACTGATCCAGGGTTTAAGCCTTTCTATCCAAGTAAAAAAGATATAGCGAAATATAATATAACTTTTTCAGATTGGTTTGATAATAAGGATGAATATTATAAAAAAATTCTTGATGCACAGGTTTATTTTGCGCCGCGGCCTTCTGAAGGAATAGGTATGGCATTTCTAGAAGCAATGGCGATGGGAAGATGCGTTGTATCACCTGATTATGGTACTATGAACGAATATATCTTAAATGGGGTTAACGGATTATTATATGATTTGAAGAATCTAAAACCATTAAATTTTAGCGATATAGATAAAATAAGTTCAATGGCACGACTTAGTATAGAGAAAGGTTATGAAGACTGGAAAAAAGAAGAAGAAAAAATAATTGATTTTATAATCCAACCGAGAGATAAAGTTTACTTGAAATATTATCAAAATGGGGCTAATTATGATGAGTTAGCCTTAAGTAGTACTGTGAACTCCAATACCATTCATGAAAAAACAAATATAACGGAAATAGATAAATCTTTTAGAAGACTAAAGCGATATATTGGTAACAGTAAAATGGGTTTAATAATAATGCCAATATGGGATAAATATAAAAAGATAAAAAAAAGGCACGTCAACGCATTTACTTTTAATGAAAATGAGCGTTCTGCTTCTAAATTAGAGTTTGTATCTGATACACCTATTGTAGTTTCTCTGGGGTCGATTTGTGGCAGATATCTGCAGGTAAGTGTGGATAAAAATAACAATTGTATCCAAGGGGGATTAAGGTTAAAAGGGAAATATAAAACCTCATATACAAATAAACCGCTAGTTACTATAATTACAGTTGTATTTAATAGAAAAAATAAAATTGAACGAGCTATTAAATCTGTTTTAAACCAAACGTATGATAATATAGAATATGTGATTGTAGATGGAGGCAGTACAGACGGAACATTAGATGTAATAAAGAACTATGAAGACACTATAGATTATTATGTTTCGGAACCGGACGAGGGTATATATAATGCAATTAATAAAGGTTTGGCATTAAGTTTCGGAGATTATATTGGTATTTTGAATTCTGATGATTGGTATACAGAGGATGCAGTAGAGTTTTCTATTAAAGAGATATTAAATAGCAGTGCTGATTATTCTGGAGCAGAGGAATATGTTATAAACGAAGATGGAAGTTTAATAGGCATTTACGAACTGAAGCATTTTGATGAGGTAGCACTTTTTGCCCAAAACCCATGTAATCATGGTACAATGTTTATTAGTAGGTGTGCATATGAAGTAATAGGTCATTATGATGAAAGTTATAGAATAGCAGCTGACTTTAAGATGCAATTATTGCTCGTTACAAATAAAAATCTTAAAGGTTGTATGATAAAAAAACCAATTCATTATTATGAATCTGCTGGTTTATCCAGTATTGAACGTGAAAATACATTAAAAGAAGTGGCACTTATTTTAAAAGAATTTCATACCACACTCACTGATGAGCAAATTAAATCATTAGTAGAGTTTATGCATGAATTTAAGTTAGGCGATGTAATAATAAAAAATTTAGAAAGTATTATCCAAAACGATATTTATACTGTAGAGCAAAAAAAGTATCTATTAGATAAAATGAGACATTTTGGTTATGTTACTTCAGATATTTTAGGTCATTTTATCGATGATAACAATAATATTGATATAAAATCAAAATTAGGAAATTTGACGATTAAGAAAATACTGAAGTATGTTTTGCCGTATGGTATTGTTGAAATGTATAAGAAATCTAGGATATTAAGGTAG
- a CDS encoding glycosyltransferase family 2 protein: MNVSNVQKSIVSIITPSYNQAKYIQRTIESVLCQNYNGIEYIVVDGSSTDNTLNILKSYNSKLKYVSETDNGQANAVNKGIKIANGDIIGWLNSDDTYMPDTIKKVVEFFNTNNYDVIYGNAYFIDIYDKVTGEYPTESFDYKRLADRCYICQPTVFFRKSVIEDIGYLDESLHLCLDYELWIRMGKKYKFAYLNDILASSRIYPENKTLSRHCEVYAEAQKILYEHYGYIPLSWIKSKIFYDNPDYSNKKVIYESLKQLIKQNYKNPSIIVNELYKAFVRQIQGKVRWR; the protein is encoded by the coding sequence ATGAATGTTAGCAATGTACAAAAATCTATCGTTTCTATAATCACCCCATCGTATAATCAGGCAAAATATATACAGAGGACTATAGAAAGTGTTCTATGTCAAAATTATAATGGTATTGAATATATAGTAGTTGACGGCAGTTCAACTGATAATACATTAAATATACTTAAGAGTTATAATTCAAAACTTAAATATGTATCAGAAACAGATAATGGACAAGCAAATGCTGTGAATAAAGGTATAAAAATTGCTAATGGTGATATTATTGGTTGGTTGAATTCAGATGATACTTATATGCCGGATACTATAAAGAAAGTTGTAGAATTTTTTAATACTAATAATTATGATGTTATTTACGGTAATGCATATTTTATCGATATTTATGATAAAGTTACAGGAGAATATCCAACTGAATCTTTCGATTATAAAAGATTGGCTGATAGATGTTATATTTGTCAACCAACTGTTTTTTTTAGAAAGTCAGTTATAGAGGATATAGGATATCTTGACGAGTCATTGCATTTATGCCTGGATTATGAACTATGGATACGCATGGGTAAAAAATATAAGTTTGCTTATTTAAATGATATACTTGCATCTTCAAGAATATATCCTGAAAATAAGACGTTGAGTAGACATTGTGAGGTATACGCAGAAGCACAAAAAATATTGTATGAACATTATGGATATATACCTTTGAGCTGGATTAAATCAAAGATTTTTTATGATAATCCTGATTACAGTAATAAAAAAGTAATTTATGAATCTTTAAAGCAGCTAATAAAACAAAATTATAAAAACCCATCAATAATTGTAAATGAGTTATATAAAGCATTTGTAAGGCAAATACAGGGTAAAGTGAGATGGAGATAG
- the gmd gene encoding GDP-mannose 4,6-dehydratase has translation MKKALITGITGQDGSYLAELLIEKGYEVHGVIRRSSSFNTSRIEHLYIDELIEDMHQKRKVYLHYGDMTDSTNIISLIQNVKPDEIYNLAAQSHVKVSFETPEYTANADGIGTLRILEAVRLLGMIEKTKIYQASTSELFGLVQEVPQKETTPFYPRSPYGVAKMYGFWIMKNYREAYNMFAVNGILFNHESPRRGETFVTRKITLAAARIVQGKQKKLYLGNLDSLRDWGHARDYVECMWLMLQYDKPEDFVIATGEMHTVREFCTLAFEEAGIQLEWQGKGVDERGIDKATGRVIVEVDPKYFRPTEVEQLLGDPTKARELLGWNPRKTSFNDMVSEMIWEDMKLVKNEKYIRCAFD, from the coding sequence ATGAAAAAAGCACTTATAACAGGTATAACTGGTCAAGATGGTTCTTACCTTGCGGAATTACTTATAGAAAAAGGATATGAAGTACATGGAGTAATAAGGCGTAGTTCGTCTTTTAATACAAGCAGGATTGAGCATTTATACATTGATGAGCTTATAGAAGATATGCACCAAAAGAGAAAAGTATATTTGCATTATGGAGATATGACTGATTCAACTAATATTATATCTCTTATCCAAAATGTAAAGCCGGATGAGATATATAATCTAGCAGCACAATCCCATGTAAAAGTATCATTTGAAACTCCCGAATATACAGCTAACGCTGATGGAATCGGTACTTTGCGAATTCTTGAAGCTGTCAGACTACTTGGGATGATAGAAAAAACTAAAATTTATCAGGCTTCCACTTCTGAATTATTTGGTTTAGTTCAGGAAGTGCCACAAAAAGAAACAACTCCTTTCTATCCAAGAAGCCCATATGGAGTTGCAAAAATGTATGGATTTTGGATTATGAAGAATTATAGAGAAGCATATAATATGTTTGCTGTGAATGGGATACTCTTTAACCATGAATCTCCACGCAGAGGTGAGACATTTGTTACCAGGAAGATTACACTAGCAGCAGCAAGGATAGTCCAAGGCAAACAGAAGAAATTGTATTTGGGTAATCTTGATTCATTAAGAGATTGGGGCCACGCGAGAGATTATGTAGAGTGTATGTGGCTTATGCTCCAGTACGATAAACCAGAAGATTTTGTGATAGCTACAGGTGAGATGCATACTGTAAGGGAATTTTGTACACTCGCTTTTGAGGAAGCGGGAATTCAGCTTGAATGGCAAGGAAAAGGTGTAGATGAACGAGGAATAGATAAAGCTACTGGAAGAGTTATTGTAGAAGTAGATCCTAAGTATTTCAGGCCCACAGAGGTTGAACAATTACTTGGTGATCCTACGAAAGCCAGAGAATTACTGGGATGGAATCCAAGGAAAACAAGCTTTAATGATATGGTATCTGAAATGATATGGGAAGATATGAAGCTTGTTAAAAATGAGAAATATATAAGATGCGCATTTGATTAA
- the fcl gene encoding GDP-L-fucose synthase, which produces MNIGSKIYVAGHRGMVGSAIIRRLKIDGYNNIINKTSAELDLRRQSEVEEFFEYEKPEYVFLAAAKVGGIVANNIYPAEFIYDNLMIETNIIHSAYKFEVKKLLFLGSSCIYPRRAEQPIKEEYLLGGYLEKTNEAYAIAKISGLKMCEYYNKQYGTDFISVMPTNLYGPNDNYDLQTSHVLPALIRKFYEAKFNKSKYVEIWGSGTPKREFLHVDDLTDACLFLMQNYSGSETVNIGVGNDISINELALLISDVVGFTGKIAYDRTKPDGTPRKLLDVSKLNNLGWKASIDLRTGIKMTYKDYISNLYV; this is translated from the coding sequence ATGAATATTGGTAGTAAGATATATGTGGCCGGACATAGGGGTATGGTTGGTTCAGCAATTATAAGAAGATTAAAAATAGACGGATATAATAATATAATAAATAAGACTTCTGCTGAATTGGATTTAAGAAGGCAATCTGAAGTCGAGGAATTCTTTGAATATGAAAAACCGGAATATGTTTTTTTAGCTGCTGCCAAGGTAGGCGGTATAGTTGCAAATAATATATATCCCGCGGAGTTTATTTATGACAATCTTATGATTGAAACCAATATTATTCATAGTGCATATAAATTCGAAGTCAAAAAGCTGCTTTTCCTAGGAAGTTCGTGTATATATCCAAGAAGGGCTGAACAGCCAATTAAGGAGGAATATTTGCTTGGTGGGTACCTGGAAAAAACTAATGAGGCTTATGCCATAGCGAAAATTTCTGGTCTTAAAATGTGTGAATATTATAATAAGCAGTATGGGACTGATTTTATAAGCGTAATGCCGACTAATCTATATGGACCCAATGACAATTATGACCTGCAAACATCTCACGTCCTTCCTGCTTTAATTAGAAAATTCTATGAAGCTAAGTTCAATAAAAGCAAATATGTAGAAATATGGGGCAGTGGAACTCCTAAAAGGGAATTTTTACATGTTGATGATCTGACAGATGCATGTTTATTTTTGATGCAAAATTATTCAGGTAGTGAAACAGTAAATATAGGTGTGGGTAATGACATATCAATAAATGAATTGGCGCTGCTTATTTCAGATGTTGTTGGTTTTACGGGTAAAATAGCATATGACAGGACGAAACCTGATGGGACACCAAGAAAATTATTGGATGTTTCTAAATTGAATAATCTTGGATGGAAAGCTAGCATCGATTTAAGAACAGGTATCAAAATGACCTATAAAGATTATATAAGTAATCTATATGTGTGA